The sequence CCGCGCGGGGGACGGGGGATGCGATGAACGTCGCCGACGTCGTCACCGCCGTGCTGGTGCTGAGCGGCTCGACCCTGGCGCTGACCGCCGCGATCGGCATCGTCCGGTTCCCGGACACCTTGACGCGCATGCACTCCGCGACCAAACCGCAGACGCTGGGCCTGCTGCTGGTGCTCGCGGGGGCGGCGATCAGGCTGCGCGGCAACGCCGACGTCGGCATGCTGATCCTCACCGGGTTGTTCGCGGTGATCACCGCCCCGGTGATCGCAAACCGGGTGGGACAGCTGGCATACCGTGAGCACAGCTTCCGCGATGACCTGCTCACCAAGGATGAGATGCGTGAAGCGGTCGTCGACGGGGAACTCGACAACAATGGGGAGAGCTGACGACGACGGCAGGCACGACACCGAGGGCGTAGACCAGACCGAGCTGGGTGTGGCGTGGTTGCGCGCGCAGGAGAGCGACTCGGGTTGTCCGCTGTTCACCGACCCGTATGCGCAGATGTTTCTCGATGCCGCCGAGGCGCGGGGCTGGCAGTTGCCGCCCACCCACGTGATGGACCGGATCCGCTCGATCGCGGACTACGCGGCATCCCGTACGAAGTGGTTCGACGAGTTCTTCATCGCCGCGGGCGCCTACGGCATCGAGCAGATGGTGATCCTGGCGGCCGGGCTGGATTCGCGGGCGTGGCGGCTGCCGTGGGTGGAGGAAACCGTCGTCTACGAGATCGATCGCCCCGACGTGCTGGCGTTCAAGGCCGAGACGCTGCGCGCCAACGATGTGCAGCCAGGGGCCCGCTACGTCCAGGTGGCGGTCGACTTGCAGCAGGACTGGCCGAAAGCGTTGCGCGACGCCGGGTTCGACGACACCGAGCCGTTAGCCCTGGCAGCGGAAGGGTTGCTGTCCGATCTGCCCGCCGAGGGCCGAGACCTGCTGTTCGAACGGGTTCAGGAACTCAGCGTGAGCGGTAGCCGCGTCGCCGTGGAGTCGTTCGGTGCGGGTCGCCGCGAGCAGCGCAGCGATGTCCCGCGCTGGTTGACCGAACACGGTTGGGAGGTCACGACGACCACGGCGGCCGACCTGATGGATCGCTACGGCCGCTGCGGTCCCGATCAGCCCGATCTGACCACACCTCGGACCGAGTTCATCGACGCCCGGCTGGTCTGCTGAGCTTCCCTGGTACGAAATTTGGTGCGCATCGACGGTCCCGACCGCCGGTAACGTGCAGGCCATGCTGGTTGATCCGGAGATCCTGCGCGTGCTCGCCGGTCAGGTGGACGCGGCGTCGGCTACCGTCCGCGAAGCCGACGTCGGCGACAAGACGAGCTCGGCGGCTGACGGGCTGCCCGGCTCCACCACCCGGTGGGCGGTGCGACTCGTCGGTGCCCATCTGGCCGAACGGGCCGAGGCCATCGCCGCGAACCTCACCGAGCTGGGGCGGGCGGTGCGCGGGGCCGGCGAGGGGTACGAGG comes from Mycolicibacterium pulveris and encodes:
- a CDS encoding type VII secretion target, producing MLVDPEILRVLAGQVDAASATVREADVGDKTSSAADGLPGSTTRWAVRLVGAHLAERAEAIAANLTELGRAVRGAGEGYEVTDAELAGSLDEIF
- a CDS encoding SAM-dependent methyltransferase — encoded protein: MGRADDDGRHDTEGVDQTELGVAWLRAQESDSGCPLFTDPYAQMFLDAAEARGWQLPPTHVMDRIRSIADYAASRTKWFDEFFIAAGAYGIEQMVILAAGLDSRAWRLPWVEETVVYEIDRPDVLAFKAETLRANDVQPGARYVQVAVDLQQDWPKALRDAGFDDTEPLALAAEGLLSDLPAEGRDLLFERVQELSVSGSRVAVESFGAGRREQRSDVPRWLTEHGWEVTTTTAADLMDRYGRCGPDQPDLTTPRTEFIDARLVC
- the mnhG gene encoding monovalent cation/H(+) antiporter subunit G, with the protein product MNVADVVTAVLVLSGSTLALTAAIGIVRFPDTLTRMHSATKPQTLGLLLVLAGAAIRLRGNADVGMLILTGLFAVITAPVIANRVGQLAYREHSFRDDLLTKDEMREAVVDGELDNNGES